In one window of Archocentrus centrarchus isolate MPI-CPG fArcCen1 chromosome 11, fArcCen1, whole genome shotgun sequence DNA:
- the LOC115788477 gene encoding palmitoyltransferase ZDHHC18-like, whose protein sequence is MKNCEYQQIDPQALPTPPPTPPPHHGNDTGEKKEPRRPRRKWEVFPGKNRFYCDGRIIVARQSGVLPLTLGLILVTSGLFFIFDCPFLVKHLTSCIPVIGGVLFVFVLITLLQTSFTDPGILPRATLDEAADIEKQIDNTGNTSYRPPPRTKEVLINQQVVKLKYCFTCKMFRPPRTSHCSLCDNCVERFDHHCPWVGNCVGKRNYRFFYTFIVSLSFLTAFIFGCVTTHLALRAQGGKGLVFALQESPGSAVELVICFFSVWSILGLSGFHTYLVASNLTTNEDIKGSWSGKSGEDVSNPYSHKNIFINCCSVLCAPMPPSLINRRGFLPTDESAQTGGTDIELPTLATKSEINVCTQGTKGLLESAALSPLLSTSCPQGKPQNAHSCPETSPAVNSDPSPEFSTSCGAHHTSSSHGNTSHPRHTKARSKKCKREALHIPNPAFDDPISPTSPDTGPDSKARSHKGASLAPLN, encoded by the exons ATGAAAAACTGCGAATATCAGCAAATAGACCCGCAGGCACTTCCGACGCCCCCCCCGACCCCTCCGCCTCATCATGGGAACGACACTGGGGAGAAGAAGGAGCCGAGAAGACCCAGGAGAAAGTGGGAAGTTTTCCCCGGAAAGAACCGCTTCTACTGCGATGGACGGATCATAGTGGCCCGGCAGAGTGGCGTCCTTCCCCTCACCCTGGGTCTCATTCTCGTCACAAGTGGTTTATTCTTTATATTTGA TTGTCCATTCCTGGTCAAACACCTGACCAGCTGCATACCTGTCATTGGAGGAGTCCTTTTCGTGTTTGTGCTCATCACCCTGCTCCAGACCAGCTTCACTGACCCCGGCATCCTGCCCAGAGCGACGCTGGATGAGGCTGCAGACATTGAAAAACAGATTG ACAACACTGGAAACACCAGCTATCGACCTCCACCACGCACCAAGGAAGTCCTCATCAACCAGCAGGTGGTCAAGCTCAAGTACTGCTTCACGTGCAAGATGTTCCGCCCTCCACGCACCTCCCACTGCAGCCTGTGTGACAACTGTGTGG AGAGATTCGATCATCACTGCCCCTGGGTGGGGAACTGCGTAGGGAAACGCAACTATCGTTTTTTCTACACCTTCATTGTGTCGCTCTCCTTCCTGACGGCGTTCATCTTTGGCTGTGTGACCACACACCTAGCTCTGA gaGCTCAGGGCGGGAAAGGCCTGGTGTTTGCTCTTCAGGAGAGTCCGGGCAG TGCAGTGGAGCTGGTGATATGTTTCTTTTCAGTCTGGTCCATCTTGGGCCTCTCAGGCTTCCATACATACCTGGTTGCTTCCAATCTTACTACTAATGAAGAT atTAAAGGCTCCTGGTCAGGGAAGAGTGGAGAAGATGTCAGCAACCCATACAGtcataaaaacatctttatcaACTGTTGTTCTGTGCTTTGTGCACCCATGCCTCCCAG CTTAATCAACAGACGGGGTTTCCTGCCCACAGATGAGTCTGCCCAGACTGGCGGCACGGACATCGAGCTGCCCACCCTGGCCACTAAAAGCGAGATAAACGTG TGCACGCAAGGAACTAAAGGTCTGCTAGAATCGGCTGCGCTCTCGCCGCTCCTGTCCACCTCATGTCCTCAGGGGAAACCTCAGAATGCTCATTCCTGCCCAGAAACCAGTCCAGCTGTGAACTCTGACCCCTCACCGGAGTTCTCCACAAGCTGCGGGGCCCACCACACATCCAGCTCCCATGGCAATACGTCTCATCCACGTCACACCAAAGCTCGCTCAAAGAAATGCAAACGAGAGGCTTTGCATATTCCCAACCCTGCATTTGATGACCCCATTTCCCCTACCTCTCCGGACACTGGCCCTGACTCTAAAGCCAGGAGCCACAAAGGTGCCAGCCTCGCGCCGTTGAACTGA